A window of Diospyros lotus cultivar Yz01 chromosome 14, ASM1463336v1, whole genome shotgun sequence contains these coding sequences:
- the LOC127789516 gene encoding cytochrome b-c1 complex subunit 9-like, producing the protein MEWLKAGRSGGSLLEGLYRLLMRRNSVYVTFVVAGAFLGEWAVDKGVRKLWEYNNVGKRYEDIPVLGARQSESEE; encoded by the exons ATGGAGTGGCTTAAGGCTGGAAGAAGCGGCGGAAGCCTTCTGGAAGGGCTGTACAGACTCCTCATGCGGCGCAACTCTGTCTATGTCACCTTCGTCGTCGCCGGAGCCTTCCTCGGCGAATGG GCTGTGGACAAGGGAGTGCGGAAGCTCTGGGAATACAACAATGTCGGG AAACGATACGAAGACATTCCAGTTCTGGGAGCAAGGCAATCAGAATCAGAAGAATGA